A window from Luteibacter flocculans encodes these proteins:
- a CDS encoding homoserine dehydrogenase, with the protein MSAVAFAPRVDTAPRSALVLLGTGVVGRALLTLLGTPAAASLRLVGAANSRRQHVLPDGALPGDAVEHLARSHEGRDNGPLLAALDAAGATHKIVVDATACTIEAGRHADWLAAGYHVVTANKALAGGQLAGWRALQKALAHGAVYGDAATVGAGLPVLSTLRRLRQCGDSLLTLEGVFSGSLSWLFNQYDGSRPFSALLRDARRLGFTEPDPRSDLSGEDVARKLLIIARHAGFALGSDEVEVESLVPEALRGVDTQTFLDRLEELDEPLRARHAQAKANGKRLRYLARLNQRGRARVGLVEVDADHPAARLSGTDNQFALTTTRYHATPLVIQGPGAGPEITAQALLGDILAV; encoded by the coding sequence ATGAGCGCGGTGGCCTTCGCTCCGCGCGTCGATACCGCGCCGCGCAGCGCGCTTGTCCTTTTGGGCACGGGCGTCGTCGGACGTGCCTTGCTGACGTTGCTCGGAACACCCGCGGCAGCCTCCTTGCGCCTTGTCGGCGCTGCCAATTCGAGGCGCCAGCATGTGCTGCCCGATGGTGCGTTACCCGGCGATGCCGTCGAACACCTCGCCCGCAGCCACGAAGGGCGCGACAACGGACCCTTGTTGGCGGCGTTGGACGCAGCCGGTGCGACCCACAAGATCGTCGTGGATGCCACGGCCTGCACAATCGAAGCAGGGCGTCATGCGGACTGGCTCGCCGCGGGATACCACGTCGTCACAGCGAACAAGGCGCTGGCCGGGGGGCAGCTTGCCGGTTGGCGTGCCCTGCAGAAGGCGCTTGCCCACGGCGCAGTCTACGGCGACGCCGCCACGGTTGGCGCGGGCCTTCCGGTGCTGTCCACGCTTCGACGCCTGCGCCAGTGCGGCGACAGCCTGCTCACGCTCGAAGGCGTGTTTTCCGGCTCGCTGTCGTGGTTGTTCAACCAGTACGACGGAAGTCGTCCGTTTTCAGCCTTGCTGCGCGATGCGCGCCGGCTTGGTTTCACCGAGCCCGATCCGCGTTCGGATCTTTCCGGCGAGGACGTGGCGCGCAAGCTGCTGATCATCGCCCGCCATGCCGGCTTTGCGCTCGGCAGCGACGAGGTGGAGGTCGAGAGTCTGGTACCCGAGGCGCTTCGTGGCGTCGACACGCAGACGTTTCTCGATCGCCTCGAGGAACTGGACGAACCGCTGCGCGCGCGTCATGCGCAAGCCAAGGCCAACGGCAAGCGGTTGCGCTATCTCGCACGACTTAACCAGCGCGGACGGGCGCGCGTGGGCCTCGTCGAGGTGGACGCCGATCACCCCGCCGCGCGGCTCTCGGGCACCGACAATCAGTTCGCGTTGACCACCACGCGATACCACGCCACACCGCTGGTGATCCAAGGGCCCGGTGCAGGCCCCGAAATCACGGCGCAGGCCTTGCTGGGCGACATCCTGGCCGTCTAA
- a CDS encoding peptide chain release factor 3, whose protein sequence is MSSHLTETRRRRSFAIVSHPDAGKTTLTEKLLLFGGAIQMAGSVKSRKAARHATSDWMALEKERGISVTSSVMQFPYNDAIVNLLDTPGHADFSEDTYRVLTAVDSALMVIDCAKGVEERTIKLMEVCRLRDTPIMTFINKLDREGRSPIELLDEVESVLGIACAPLTWPIGMGSRLKGVYHVLLDEVHVFEPGKNFTRQDSTIFKGLDHPDLAGRIGQAALDELRDELELVLGASNPFDVEAYLAGTQTPVFFGSAVNNFGVQLLLDFFVEHAPSPRPRNTLTREVKPEEEKLTGFVFKIQANMDPAHRDRVAFMRVCSGTYTAGMKMQQTRTGKEVRIANALTFMASDREIVERAYPGDVIGLHNHGTITIGDTFTEGEPLSFTGIPNFAPELFRRARLRDPMKMKALQKGLAQLSEEGATQFFRPLMSNDLILGAVGVLQFDVVAYRLKDEYNVDATFEQVGVATARWIHCDDAKKLEEFREKNAGNLAIDAAGELVYLAPTRVNLQLAQERWPGVRFSATREHAASVEV, encoded by the coding sequence ATGTCCTCACACCTCACCGAAACCCGCCGTCGGCGCAGCTTCGCCATCGTCAGCCATCCCGACGCCGGCAAGACCACGCTGACCGAAAAGCTCCTCCTGTTCGGCGGTGCGATCCAGATGGCCGGCTCCGTGAAGAGCCGCAAGGCCGCCCGCCACGCCACCTCGGACTGGATGGCCCTTGAAAAGGAGCGCGGCATTTCCGTGACCTCCTCGGTCATGCAGTTTCCGTACAACGACGCCATCGTGAATCTGCTCGACACCCCGGGCCACGCGGACTTCTCGGAAGATACCTACCGCGTGCTCACCGCGGTGGACTCCGCTCTGATGGTGATCGACTGCGCCAAGGGCGTCGAGGAACGCACGATCAAGCTGATGGAGGTCTGCCGGCTGCGCGACACGCCGATCATGACCTTCATCAACAAGCTCGACCGCGAGGGCCGCTCGCCGATCGAACTGCTCGATGAAGTGGAATCGGTGCTCGGTATCGCCTGCGCCCCGCTCACCTGGCCGATCGGCATGGGCTCGCGCCTTAAGGGCGTGTATCACGTGCTGCTCGACGAAGTGCACGTGTTCGAGCCGGGCAAGAACTTCACGCGCCAGGACTCCACGATCTTCAAGGGTCTGGATCATCCGGACCTTGCCGGCCGCATCGGGCAGGCCGCGCTCGACGAACTGCGCGACGAGCTGGAACTGGTGCTCGGGGCGTCCAATCCATTCGACGTGGAGGCCTATCTCGCCGGCACGCAGACGCCCGTCTTCTTCGGCTCGGCCGTGAACAACTTCGGCGTGCAGCTGCTGCTCGACTTCTTCGTGGAGCACGCGCCGTCGCCGCGTCCGCGCAACACGCTCACGCGTGAGGTGAAGCCCGAGGAAGAAAAGCTGACCGGCTTCGTCTTCAAGATCCAGGCGAACATGGACCCGGCACATCGTGACCGCGTGGCGTTCATGCGCGTCTGTTCCGGCACCTATACCGCCGGCATGAAGATGCAGCAGACGCGCACGGGCAAGGAAGTCCGCATCGCCAACGCCCTCACCTTCATGGCGTCGGATCGCGAAATCGTCGAGCGCGCCTATCCGGGCGACGTCATCGGCCTGCACAACCACGGCACCATCACCATCGGCGATACGTTCACCGAGGGCGAGCCGCTGTCGTTCACCGGCATCCCCAACTTCGCGCCCGAGCTGTTCCGCCGCGCACGGCTGCGCGATCCGATGAAGATGAAGGCGTTGCAGAAGGGCCTCGCCCAGCTCTCCGAAGAAGGCGCCACGCAGTTCTTCCGTCCGCTGATGTCGAACGACCTCATCCTCGGTGCGGTCGGTGTGCTGCAGTTCGACGTGGTCGCGTATCGCCTGAAGGACGAATACAACGTCGACGCGACATTCGAGCAGGTCGGCGTCGCCACGGCGCGCTGGATCCACTGCGACGATGCGAAGAAGCTGGAGGAGTTCCGCGAGAAGAACGCGGGCAATCTCGCCATCGATGCCGCCGGTGAACTGGTGTACCTCGCGCCGACGCGCGTCAACCTGCAACTGGCGCAGGAACGCTGGCCGGGTGTTCGCTTCTCGGCCACGCGTGAGCACGCGGCCTCGGTAGAAGTCTGA
- a CDS encoding glutaredoxin family protein, translated as MHAFTLYQRDDCHLCDQALAVLAQARFPDFTSIWIDEDDALEASYGARVPVLRRADGAELDWPFDVATVQAFSIAVDAP; from the coding sequence ATGCACGCCTTCACTCTTTACCAGCGCGACGATTGTCATCTCTGCGATCAGGCACTGGCCGTGCTGGCGCAGGCCCGCTTTCCGGATTTCACGTCGATCTGGATCGACGAGGACGACGCGCTGGAAGCGAGTTACGGTGCGCGGGTGCCTGTTCTACGCCGGGCCGACGGCGCCGAACTGGATTGGCCGTTCGATGTGGCGACGGTGCAGGCTTTCTCTATCGCAGTGGATGCGCCCTAG
- a CDS encoding APC family permease → MSHSAIRRDVGAFALMLTGLGSIIGSGWLFGAWHAAQLAGPGAIYAWIIGAVIILFIALTYAELGAMFPESGGMVRYGHYSHGSLVGFIAGWANWIAIVSVIPVEAEASVQYMASWPWEWAAWTKELYVVTNGHGELTPPGLAIAAVLVMVYFFLNFWSVKLFAKSNTAITVFKLVVPAATGIALIATSYNPGNFDIGAHGGTHAIDISSILTAVAISGIVFSFNGFQSPVNLAGEARNPGRSVPFAVIGSILLATVVYVLLQVAFIGAVPPDQLGKGWAGLEYASPFAQLATALMINWMAILLYADAFVSPSGTGATYTATTARMIYAMERNGQLPKIFGHIHPRFGIPRPAMWLNLVVSFIFLFFFRGWGTLAAVISVSTIISYLTGPVSVMTLRRTAPELKRPLRIPGLPILAALAFIFATELLYWAKWPLTGEIILLMVVALPIYFYYTAKSGWEDFRRHLKGAWWLIVYLPVIAAVSWGGSKTFGGHDYIPYGYDLALVAVIGVVFYFWGIATGWRTPMVEAARFHHDDGLPGDPELPPSVDEAERVTGHR, encoded by the coding sequence ATGTCTCACAGCGCTATCCGCCGCGATGTCGGCGCCTTTGCCCTCATGCTTACCGGCCTGGGCTCGATCATCGGCTCAGGCTGGCTGTTCGGCGCCTGGCACGCGGCGCAGCTCGCCGGCCCCGGCGCCATCTACGCCTGGATCATCGGCGCCGTCATCATCCTGTTCATCGCCCTCACCTACGCCGAACTCGGCGCGATGTTCCCCGAATCGGGTGGCATGGTGCGCTACGGCCACTATTCGCACGGCTCGCTCGTGGGCTTCATCGCCGGCTGGGCAAACTGGATCGCGATCGTGTCGGTGATTCCGGTGGAAGCCGAGGCCTCCGTCCAGTACATGGCGTCGTGGCCGTGGGAATGGGCTGCGTGGACGAAAGAACTCTACGTCGTCACCAACGGACACGGCGAGCTGACGCCTCCCGGCCTCGCCATCGCTGCCGTGCTGGTGATGGTGTATTTCTTCCTCAATTTCTGGAGCGTGAAGCTCTTTGCCAAGAGCAACACCGCTATCACGGTCTTCAAGCTCGTGGTTCCCGCCGCCACCGGCATCGCGCTGATCGCCACCAGCTACAACCCGGGCAACTTCGACATCGGCGCGCATGGCGGCACCCACGCCATCGACATTTCGTCGATCCTGACCGCCGTTGCCATCTCGGGCATCGTCTTCAGCTTCAACGGCTTCCAGAGCCCGGTGAACCTCGCCGGCGAAGCGCGCAATCCGGGCCGCAGCGTGCCGTTCGCGGTCATCGGCTCGATCCTGCTCGCAACCGTCGTTTACGTGCTGCTGCAAGTGGCCTTCATCGGCGCCGTGCCGCCCGACCAGCTCGGCAAGGGCTGGGCCGGCCTCGAATACGCGTCGCCCTTCGCCCAGCTCGCCACCGCACTGATGATCAACTGGATGGCCATCCTGCTCTACGCGGATGCCTTCGTCAGCCCGAGCGGCACGGGTGCCACCTATACGGCGACCACCGCGCGCATGATCTACGCCATGGAGCGTAACGGGCAGTTGCCGAAGATCTTCGGCCACATCCATCCGCGCTTCGGCATTCCGCGCCCGGCGATGTGGCTGAACCTCGTGGTGAGCTTCATCTTCCTGTTCTTCTTCCGCGGCTGGGGCACGCTGGCCGCGGTGATCTCGGTCTCCACGATCATTTCGTACCTGACCGGCCCGGTCAGCGTGATGACCCTGCGTCGCACTGCGCCGGAACTCAAGCGCCCGCTGCGTATCCCCGGCCTGCCGATCCTCGCCGCACTCGCCTTCATCTTCGCCACCGAACTGCTGTACTGGGCGAAGTGGCCGCTGACGGGCGAGATCATCCTGCTGATGGTCGTGGCGCTGCCGATCTACTTCTACTACACCGCCAAGAGCGGCTGGGAAGACTTCCGTCGGCACCTGAAGGGCGCGTGGTGGCTGATCGTGTACCTGCCGGTGATCGCCGCCGTGTCTTGGGGCGGCAGCAAGACCTTCGGTGGGCACGACTACATCCCGTACGGCTACGACCTGGCCCTGGTCGCCGTGATCGGTGTGGTGTTCTATTTCTGGGGCATTGCCACCGGCTGGCGCACGCCGATGGTGGAAGCGGCGCGCTTCCACCACGACGACGGTCTGCCCGGTGACCCGGAGCTTCCGCCGAGCGTGGACGAGGCCGAGCGAGTCACCGGCCACCGCTGA
- a CDS encoding L-serine ammonia-lyase produces MAVSVFDLFKIGIGPSSSHTVGPMRAGARFAEHWLEEKGVLDRVSRVRCELFGSLAMTGRGHGTDKAVLLGFEGEWPDRVDPDSIPATLERIRSSKRIRILGRHEIPFDEKADLVFNKRQKLPFHTNGMRFSAYDHAGNELATRDYYSVGGGFVVNPDEAAEDRIVADTSEQPFPFSTGDQLMSLCKEHGLTIAQLMMRNESIWRPEHDTRAGLLRIWKAMQDCVARGLRSPGVLPGGLKVNRRAPAMAAELRAQPEASLRDPLTILDWVNLYALAVNEENAAGGSVVTAPTNGAAGIVPAVLHYYRHFCPSASEDGVIEFLLTAGAIGILYKENASISGAEVGCQGEVGVACSMAAGGLAAALGGSVTQVENAAEIGMEHNLGLTCDPIGGLVQIPCIERNAMGAVKAINASRMALKSDGKHHVSLDKVIATMRDTGRDMKDKYKETSRGGLAVNVIEC; encoded by the coding sequence ATGGCAGTCAGCGTCTTCGACCTTTTCAAGATCGGCATCGGCCCGTCCTCGTCGCACACGGTAGGTCCGATGCGCGCGGGTGCGCGTTTTGCCGAGCATTGGCTGGAGGAAAAGGGCGTACTGGATCGTGTGTCGCGGGTCCGCTGCGAACTGTTCGGCTCGCTGGCGATGACCGGGCGCGGCCATGGTACCGACAAGGCCGTGCTGCTCGGTTTCGAGGGCGAATGGCCGGACCGCGTGGACCCCGACAGCATTCCCGCGACGCTGGAACGCATCCGTTCCAGCAAGCGCATACGCATCCTGGGCCGGCACGAGATTCCGTTCGACGAGAAGGCCGACCTGGTCTTCAACAAGCGGCAGAAACTTCCGTTCCATACGAACGGCATGCGTTTCTCGGCGTACGACCACGCCGGCAACGAACTCGCCACGCGCGACTACTACTCGGTGGGCGGCGGCTTCGTGGTGAATCCCGACGAAGCGGCGGAAGATCGCATCGTCGCCGACACCAGCGAACAGCCGTTCCCGTTCTCCACGGGCGACCAGCTCATGTCGCTGTGCAAGGAACACGGGCTCACGATCGCGCAGCTCATGATGCGCAACGAAAGCATCTGGCGCCCCGAGCACGACACCCGAGCCGGTCTGCTACGCATCTGGAAGGCCATGCAGGACTGCGTGGCGCGTGGGCTGCGCTCGCCTGGCGTATTGCCCGGCGGCCTCAAGGTGAACCGCCGCGCGCCTGCCATGGCCGCCGAACTCCGTGCGCAACCGGAAGCGTCGCTACGCGACCCGCTGACGATCCTCGACTGGGTGAACCTCTACGCGCTCGCGGTCAACGAGGAAAACGCTGCGGGCGGCAGCGTCGTCACGGCACCGACCAACGGCGCCGCCGGCATTGTGCCGGCCGTGCTGCATTACTACCGTCATTTCTGCCCGAGCGCCTCGGAAGACGGCGTCATCGAGTTCCTGCTCACGGCCGGTGCCATCGGCATCCTCTACAAGGAAAACGCCTCGATCTCCGGCGCCGAGGTCGGCTGTCAGGGCGAGGTGGGCGTGGCCTGCTCCATGGCCGCAGGCGGTCTTGCCGCGGCCCTCGGCGGCAGCGTGACCCAGGTGGAAAACGCCGCCGAGATCGGCATGGAGCACAACCTGGGACTCACCTGCGATCCCATCGGCGGCCTGGTGCAGATCCCGTGCATCGAGCGCAACGCCATGGGCGCGGTAAAGGCGATCAACGCCAGCCGCATGGCGCTCAAGAGCGACGGCAAGCATCACGTGTCGCTAGACAAGGTGATCGCCACCATGCGCGACACCGGCCGCGACATGAAGGACAAGTACAAGGAAACCTCCCGCGGCGGCCTGGCAGTGAATGTCATCGAGTGCTGA
- the metX gene encoding homoserine O-succinyltransferase MetX produces MSAEPLTVISLPEVAAPAAARRAADLTEHRGTRRVVFTPKYGSGPVEVDIRYLWCGAPHAPTVIVQGGISADRDVCAGRERVGGWWQDLVGQGAAIDLLECRVLSIDWIVPAELEGVPSVSSEDQAAALAALVDELGIGRVQAFVGSSYGAMVGLAFAANHADKVKSLVLLAGAHRPHPLATAQRSVQRGIVRLGLATGCTDEALALARQLAMTTYRGSEEFSRRFAAGPELREGRFHFPVEDYLEHAGRRFVERFDASRFLALSESIDLHDIAPERIHATTTLVGFPSDRLVPLADLCELQRRLGGTATLEVVDSPYGHDAFLKETVQLAPVLRHALNDCRGDR; encoded by the coding sequence ATGTCAGCAGAGCCCCTTACCGTGATCTCCCTCCCTGAAGTGGCTGCCCCCGCTGCGGCGCGACGCGCGGCCGATCTCACCGAACACCGCGGTACGCGCCGCGTCGTCTTTACGCCGAAGTACGGCAGCGGTCCGGTCGAGGTCGACATTCGCTATCTGTGGTGCGGCGCGCCACATGCCCCGACGGTCATCGTCCAGGGTGGCATATCGGCCGATCGCGACGTCTGCGCTGGCCGTGAGCGCGTCGGAGGATGGTGGCAGGATCTGGTGGGGCAGGGTGCGGCCATCGACCTTTTGGAATGCCGCGTGCTCTCGATCGACTGGATCGTGCCCGCGGAACTCGAAGGCGTGCCCTCGGTCTCGAGCGAAGATCAGGCCGCGGCGCTTGCGGCACTGGTGGACGAACTCGGCATCGGTCGCGTGCAGGCGTTCGTCGGCAGTTCCTACGGCGCCATGGTCGGGCTGGCCTTCGCGGCGAACCATGCCGACAAGGTGAAGTCACTGGTGCTGCTGGCCGGCGCCCATCGTCCGCATCCGCTCGCCACGGCGCAGCGCTCGGTACAGCGCGGCATCGTGCGGCTGGGTCTTGCCACGGGATGCACGGACGAAGCGCTCGCGCTGGCACGGCAACTGGCCATGACCACCTATCGCGGCAGCGAGGAGTTCTCCCGCCGCTTCGCCGCCGGCCCGGAGCTGCGCGAGGGACGCTTCCACTTCCCTGTGGAGGATTACCTGGAGCACGCCGGCCGACGTTTCGTCGAGCGCTTCGATGCGTCGCGATTCCTCGCACTGTCGGAATCGATCGATCTGCACGACATCGCACCCGAACGCATCCACGCAACGACCACCCTGGTCGGCTTTCCTTCCGACCGCCTCGTGCCGCTTGCCGACCTGTGCGAACTGCAGCGCCGCCTCGGTGGCACCGCGACGCTTGAGGTCGTCGATTCGCCTTACGGCCACGATGCCTTTCTGAAAGAGACCGTGCAGCTCGCTCCCGTGCTGCGTCACGCACTCAACGACTGTCGCGGAGACCGCTGA
- a CDS encoding FAD-dependent oxidoreductase — protein MAIPSQNDPASPQNRKEQTFPRLNEDMATRLVKYGVEEVVPEGTVLFRRGDRRIDYFFVIEGCIEVYDLDENGQPNVFTVHGPNQFTGEVDLFSERQIMVNGRTGSETRLVRVDPVNFRKLVSGEPDIGEVIMRAFILRRVGLIQSGQGGVTLAGSAHAADTVRLRSFLIRNGYPYRLLDTDIDEDARHLIDGFGLDPSECPVVIMPDRRVLRCPTTRELADELGISIHLDSEHIHDVAVIGAGPAGLAAAVYAASEGLDTLVLEALAPGGQAGTSSKIENYLGFPTGISGEALAGRAQVQAMKFGAHMAMARSVQAMDCSRHPYRLMLDDGTSVRARAVIVATGARYRKLDHLDYERFEGQGIHYAATAMEATLCAGEDVVVVGGGNSAGQAAVFLARTVKHVHILVRGDGLASTMSDYLVQRILQSPRITLHTRCTIDHLDGDAYLREVGWRCVDGTQTRVKAGSLFVMIGAEPNTAWLEGCLDLDRKGFVVTGRDADGYATPSPFATTLRGVFAVGDVRSGSIKRVASSVGEGSVVVQAIHRFLNPSPL, from the coding sequence ATGGCCATTCCGTCCCAGAACGATCCCGCCAGCCCGCAGAACCGCAAGGAGCAGACCTTCCCGCGTCTCAACGAGGACATGGCGACGCGGCTGGTGAAGTACGGCGTCGAGGAGGTGGTTCCCGAAGGTACCGTGCTGTTCCGGCGCGGCGATCGGCGGATCGACTACTTCTTCGTGATCGAGGGCTGCATCGAGGTCTACGATCTCGACGAGAACGGCCAGCCCAACGTCTTCACGGTACACGGGCCCAACCAGTTCACGGGCGAGGTCGATCTGTTCAGCGAACGCCAGATCATGGTCAACGGCCGCACCGGTTCCGAGACGCGGCTGGTGCGCGTGGACCCGGTGAACTTCCGCAAGCTGGTCTCCGGCGAGCCGGACATCGGCGAAGTCATCATGCGCGCCTTCATCCTGCGGCGCGTCGGGCTCATCCAGAGCGGGCAGGGTGGCGTCACGCTTGCCGGCTCCGCGCACGCGGCGGATACCGTGCGCCTGCGCAGCTTCCTCATCCGCAATGGTTATCCGTATCGCCTGCTGGATACCGACATCGACGAAGACGCAAGGCACCTCATCGACGGGTTCGGGCTCGATCCGTCCGAGTGTCCGGTGGTGATCATGCCCGACCGCCGTGTGCTGCGTTGCCCCACCACGCGCGAGCTGGCAGACGAGCTTGGTATCTCCATTCACCTCGACAGCGAGCACATTCACGATGTGGCGGTGATCGGGGCAGGGCCAGCCGGGTTGGCAGCAGCCGTCTATGCCGCGTCCGAGGGACTCGACACGCTGGTGCTCGAAGCGCTCGCGCCCGGTGGGCAGGCCGGTACGAGTTCGAAGATCGAAAACTATCTCGGTTTTCCGACGGGCATCTCGGGCGAAGCCCTGGCGGGGCGCGCCCAGGTCCAGGCCATGAAGTTCGGTGCGCACATGGCGATGGCGAGATCGGTGCAGGCGATGGATTGCAGCAGGCACCCCTACCGCCTGATGCTCGACGACGGCACATCGGTGCGCGCCCGCGCGGTGATCGTGGCGACGGGCGCACGTTATCGCAAGCTCGATCATCTCGACTACGAGCGCTTCGAAGGGCAAGGCATTCACTATGCCGCCACGGCGATGGAAGCGACCCTCTGCGCCGGCGAGGACGTCGTGGTGGTCGGCGGCGGCAACAGTGCAGGCCAGGCCGCGGTGTTCCTCGCGCGTACCGTGAAGCACGTGCACATCCTCGTGCGCGGCGATGGCCTCGCGTCCACCATGTCCGACTATCTCGTACAGCGCATTCTTCAATCGCCGCGGATCACGCTGCACACGCGCTGCACGATCGACCATCTCGACGGCGACGCCTATCTGCGCGAGGTGGGCTGGCGTTGCGTCGACGGCACGCAGACGCGAGTCAAGGCGGGAAGCCTGTTCGTGATGATCGGTGCTGAGCCGAATACCGCCTGGCTGGAAGGTTGTCTCGATCTTGACCGCAAGGGTTTTGTGGTCACGGGTCGCGATGCTGACGGCTACGCCACGCCGTCGCCCTTCGCGACCACGCTGCGCGGTGTGTTCGCCGTGGGCGACGTGCGTTCGGGTTCGATCAAGCGTGTGGCATCGAGCGTGGGCGAGGGCTCGGTGGTGGTGCAGGCGATCCATCGCTTCCTGAATCCGTCGCCCTTGTAA
- a CDS encoding cysteine synthase A has translation MTIHANFAAAIGHTPLIRLRNASEATGCEILAKAEFLNPGGSVKDRTALGLVDDAERRGLLRAGGTVVEGTAGNTGIGLALLGASRGYRTVIVMPETQSREKIDALRVTGAEVRLVPAAPYKDPGHYAHVARALAEALNARDPGSAWFANQFDNTANRDWHEVHTGAEIWAQTDGRIDGFVCAAGTGGTLAGVGRALKARRSDIRIALADPCGSALAHFVTHGELHAEGNSISEGIGSSRITANFADAPVDLAWSIPDDESLPLVHDLLHAEGYCVGGSSGVNVAGAIRLARELGPGHTVVTVLCDGGMRYQGKLFNPAFLRGKGLPVPDWLDAAFPG, from the coding sequence ATGACTATCCATGCCAACTTCGCGGCCGCCATCGGCCATACGCCGCTCATACGCCTTCGCAACGCCTCCGAAGCCACGGGCTGCGAGATCCTCGCCAAGGCCGAATTCCTCAATCCCGGCGGTTCCGTGAAGGACCGCACCGCCCTTGGCCTGGTCGACGACGCCGAGCGTCGCGGACTCCTCCGCGCCGGAGGCACCGTGGTCGAAGGCACCGCGGGCAACACAGGCATCGGGCTGGCCCTGCTGGGCGCCAGCCGCGGGTATCGCACCGTGATCGTCATGCCCGAGACGCAGAGCCGCGAGAAGATCGACGCCTTGCGCGTCACGGGTGCCGAGGTGCGCCTCGTGCCCGCCGCACCATACAAGGACCCCGGCCACTACGCGCACGTCGCCCGCGCGTTGGCCGAGGCATTGAACGCCCGCGATCCGGGCAGCGCCTGGTTCGCCAACCAGTTCGACAACACCGCCAACCGGGACTGGCACGAGGTCCATACCGGCGCCGAGATCTGGGCCCAGACGGACGGCCGCATCGATGGCTTCGTCTGTGCCGCAGGTACGGGAGGCACGCTGGCCGGCGTCGGTCGCGCCTTAAAGGCACGGCGTAGCGACATTCGCATCGCCCTGGCAGACCCTTGTGGCTCGGCCCTCGCCCATTTCGTTACCCATGGCGAACTGCACGCGGAAGGGAACTCGATCAGCGAGGGCATCGGCAGCAGTCGGATCACGGCCAATTTCGCCGATGCGCCCGTGGACCTGGCCTGGTCCATCCCCGACGACGAATCGCTGCCCCTGGTCCACGACCTGCTGCATGCGGAAGGCTATTGCGTGGGCGGCTCCAGCGGCGTCAACGTGGCCGGGGCGATCCGCCTGGCGCGGGAACTGGGCCCCGGCCACACCGTCGTCACGGTGCTGTGCGACGGCGGCATGCGCTATCAGGGCAAGCTGTTCAATCCAGCGTTCCTGCGCGGGAAAGGCCTGCCAGTGCCCGACTGGCTGGACGCCGCGTTTCCCGGCTAG
- the metB gene encoding cystathionine gamma-synthase: MSRRPLTMTDSRLCTRAVRAGIESDTQHGAVVPPLHLSTNYSFEGFGRKRAYDYSRSGNPTRDLLAEALTELEEGAGTVVTGSGMSAVALALELVPAGALVLAAHDCYGGTWRLLDAWAKKGRFAVRFVDFTDPTALADGLAARPALVWIETPSNPLLRITDVRHVAQAAHTVGALVVVDNTFLSPALQQPLKLGADIVVHSTTKYINGHSDVVGGAVIAADPVVAEQLKWWGNCNGLTGSPFDSFLTLRGVRTLAVRLRAHEENARRIAARLDAHEVVERVYYPGLASHPGHALAQRQQLGFGAMLSFEIAGGIPAIEAFVDGLRFFSLAESLGGVESLVAHPATMTHAAMAPEARRVAGIADNLLRLSIGIEDGDDLLADLEAGLARAAAAGAVASQRLVGA; encoded by the coding sequence CTGTCGCGGAGACCGCTGACCATGACCGATTCCCGTCTTTGTACCCGTGCCGTGCGCGCCGGCATCGAATCCGATACCCAGCATGGGGCCGTGGTGCCGCCCCTGCACCTGTCCACCAACTACTCGTTCGAGGGATTCGGTCGCAAGCGCGCCTACGACTACTCGCGCAGCGGCAATCCCACGCGCGATCTGCTCGCGGAAGCGCTCACCGAGCTGGAAGAGGGCGCGGGCACCGTCGTCACCGGCAGCGGCATGTCTGCCGTCGCCCTGGCTCTCGAACTGGTTCCGGCCGGCGCGTTGGTCCTGGCGGCGCACGATTGCTACGGCGGCACCTGGCGTCTGCTCGACGCGTGGGCGAAGAAGGGCCGCTTTGCGGTCCGCTTCGTCGATTTCACCGACCCGACGGCGCTTGCGGATGGCCTCGCCGCCCGCCCCGCGCTGGTATGGATCGAGACCCCGTCGAATCCGTTGCTGCGTATCACCGATGTCCGCCATGTGGCCCAGGCCGCGCATACCGTGGGCGCGCTCGTCGTCGTGGACAACACCTTTCTTTCGCCCGCTTTGCAGCAGCCTTTGAAACTGGGTGCCGACATCGTCGTGCATTCGACCACGAAGTACATCAATGGACACAGCGACGTCGTGGGTGGCGCGGTGATCGCCGCCGACCCCGTCGTGGCCGAGCAGTTGAAGTGGTGGGGCAACTGCAATGGCCTGACCGGTTCGCCGTTCGACAGCTTTCTGACGTTGCGCGGCGTACGTACCCTGGCCGTGCGACTGCGCGCGCACGAGGAAAATGCGCGGCGTATTGCGGCACGCCTGGATGCGCATGAGGTGGTGGAGCGGGTGTACTACCCCGGTCTCGCGTCGCACCCGGGGCATGCGCTGGCGCAGCGCCAACAACTTGGCTTCGGCGCCATGCTGAGCTTCGAGATCGCCGGTGGCATTCCCGCGATCGAGGCCTTCGTCGATGGCCTGCGCTTCTTCTCGCTCGCCGAATCGTTGGGTGGCGTAGAGAGCCTGGTGGCCCATCCGGCCACGATGACGCATGCGGCCATGGCACCGGAGGCCCGTCGCGTTGCCGGTATCGCCGACAATCTTCTGCGTCTGTCGATCGGCATCGAAGACGGCGACGACCTGCTCGCCGATCTGGAAGCCGGTCTGGCGCGTGCTGCCGCCGCGGGCGCCGTCGCTTCCCAGCGTCTGGTTGGCGCATGA